One stretch of Castor canadensis chromosome 14, mCasCan1.hap1v2, whole genome shotgun sequence DNA includes these proteins:
- the Rtbdn gene encoding retbindin: MAGRGHIQPSALATALRLTLAFILLGVYGGSHPLQARSWGHHKLAANLGISQLHLAGDNQASVPQPYLRIQDSGSRASPKPEPCCHAEINMPDALGPGILPESCGAPSPGCESFLGHLQRALRNRFRLLLLGVRQGQPLCAELCQAWFTTCEADLTCGPTWLPPSEKRGCEPSCGTYGQNFADGMDLCHSVLGHTLQVAAPGSRHCLNISISVLPRPRPRRQVWEPPRSRRFRNPRASIMDTAGSGSGSGSGSGP; this comes from the exons ATGGCCGGCAGAGGCCACATTCAACCCAGTGCCCTGGCCACAGCCCTGCGACTCACCCTGGCATTCATCCTGCTGGGGGTCTATGGAGGGAGCCACCCACTCCAAGCTAGGTCCTGGGGACATCACAAGCTGGCTGCCAATCTGGGTATAAGCCAGCTGCACCTGGCAG GGGACAATCAGGCCTCAGTTCCCCAACCTTATCTGAGGATACAAGACTCTGGCTCACGGGCGTCCCCAAAGCCAGAACCTTGTTGTCACGCAGAGATAAATATGCCAGATGCATTGGGCCCTGGGATCCTTCCAGAGAGCTGTGGGGCGCCGAGCCCAGG ATGTGAGTCCTTCCTGGGACACCTCCAACGCGCCCTCCGCAATCGCTTTCGCCTGCTGCTGTTGGGGGTACGACAAGGGCAACCGCTCTGCGCGGAGCTCTGCCAGGCCTG GTTCACCACCTGCGAAGCTGATCTCACCTGCGGCCCAACCTGGCTGCCGCCCTCAGAGAAGAGGGGCTGCGAGCCCAGCTGCGGCACCTACGGGCAG AACTTCGCAGATGGGATGGACCTTTGTCACTCGGTTCTGGGTCACACCCTGCAGGTGGCAGCTCCGGGCTCCCGTCATTGCCTCAACATCTCCATCTCGGTGCTGCCACGTCCCAGACCCAGGCGACAGGTCTGGGAACCACCACGCTCCCGGCGCTTCCGCAACCCTCGCGCCTCCATCATGGACACCGCGGGCAGCGGGAGTGGCAGTGGAAGCGGCAGCGGCCCCTAG
- the Rnaseh2a gene encoding ribonuclease H2 subunit A: MDLSELERDNTGRCRLSSPVPAVCRKEPCALGVDEAGRGPVLGPMVYAICYCPLSRLTDLEALKVADSKTLSEKERDRLFAKMEEDGDFVGWALDVLSPNLISTSMLGRVKYNLNSLSHDTAAGLIQYALDQKVNVTQVFVDTVGMPEAYQARLQQRFPGIEVTVKAKADALYPVVSAASICAKVTRDQAVKNWKFLEKLEDLDPDYGSGYPNDPKTKAWLRKHVEPVFGFPQFVRFSWSTAQTILEEEAEDVTWEDSATEEQEGPGRITSYFFHEGARARPRVPHRYFQERGLEAATTL, translated from the exons ATGGACCTCAGCGAGCTGGAGAGGGACAATACAGGCCGCTGTCGCCTGAGCTCCCCTGTGCCTGCGGTGTGCCGCAAGGAGCCCTGCGCCCTGGGTGTCGATGAAGCGGGCCGGGGCCCcgtgctgg GCCCCATGGTCTATGCCATCTGTTACTGCCCCCTGTCCCGTCTGACAGATCTGGAAGCTCTGAAAGTGGCAG ACTCAAAGACCCTGTCGGAGAAAGAGCGGGACAGGCTCTTTGCGAAAATGGAGGAGGACGGGGACTTTGTGGGCTGGGCTCTGGACGTGCTGTCTCCAAACCTCATCTCTACCAGCATGCTTGGGCG GGTAAAATACAACCTGAACTCTCTGTCCCATGATACAGCTGCAGGGCTGATACAGTATGCATTGGACCAGAAAGTGAATGTCACCCAG GTATTTGTGGACACTGTGGGGATGCCAGAGGCTTACCAGGCACGGCTACAGCAGCGCTTTCCTGGGATTGAAGTGACGGTCAAGGCCAAAGCAGATGCCCTGTACCCCGTGGTCAGTGCTGCCAGCATCTGTGCCAAG GTGACTCGAGACCAGGCTGTGAAGAACTGGAAGTTTCTAGAAAAACTGGAAGACTTGGATCCTGATTATGGCTCTGGCTATCCCAATG ATCCCAAGACAAAGGCATGGCTGAGGAAACATGTGGAGCCAGTGTTCGGCTTCCCCCAGTTTGTCCGATTCAGTTGGAGCACGGCCCAGACCATTCTGGAGGAGGAAGCTGAAGATGTTACATG GGAGGACTCAGCCACTGAGGAACAGGAGGGACCTGGGAGGATCACGTCCTACTTCTTCCATGAGGGTGCCCGGGCCCGCCCACGTGTTCCCCACCGCTACTTCCAGGAGCGAGGCCTGGAGGCAGCCACCACCCTCTAG
- the Thsd8 gene encoding thrombospondin type-1 domain-containing protein 8, with product MARGLPAQLLLLLMNLLLASPAQVSTDYQYFGQQGEGDTWELLRLQQQKVENSILGPWGKWRCFCDFGKQERNREVLGTAPSPVFMRRKNLVQVMPCRQEDCPSCRPIDCNWRS from the exons ATGGCCCGGGGCCTGCCCGCACAGCTGCTGCTCCTTCTGATGAACCTGCTGCTAGCGTCCCCTGCCCAAGTTTCCACTGACTACCAGTACTTCGGCCAGCAGGGAGAAGGTGACACCTGGGAGTTGTTGAGGCTGCAGCAACAAAAGG TGGAGAACTCGATCCTGGGCCCTTGGGGAAAGTGGCGCTGTTTCTGCGACTTTGGCAAACAGGAGCGCAACCGCGAGGTGCTGGGCACAGCGCCGAGCCCGGTGTTCATGCGTCGCAAGAACCTGGTCCAGGTGATGCCCTGCCGGCAAGAGGACTGTCCATCGTGCAGGCCGATAGACTGCAACTGGAGGTCCTGA
- the Prdx2 gene encoding peroxiredoxin-2 isoform X1: MVAAFVLAEKTEPWVMASGNAHIGKPAPDFTATAVVDGAFKEVKLSDYRGKYVVLFFYPLDFTFVCPTEIIAFSEHAEDFRKLGCEVLGVSVDSQFTHLAWINTPRKEGGLGPLNIPLLADVTRNLSHNYGVLKNDEGIAYRGLFIIDGKGVLRQITVNDLPVGRSVDEALRLVQAFQYTDEHGEVCPAGWKPGSDTIKPNVDDSKEYFSKHN, encoded by the exons ATGGTGGCCGCCTTTGTCCTCGCGGAGAAAACCGAGCCTTGGG TCATGGCCTCCGGCAATGCGCACATCGGAAAGCCCGCCCCTGACTTCACAGCCACCGCGGTGGTGGATGGCGCGTTCAAGGAGGTCAAGCTTTCGGACTACAGAG GGAAGTACGTGGTCCTCTTTTTCTACCCACTGGACTTCACTTTTGTGTGCCCCACGGAGATCATCGCTTTCAGTGAGCATGCAGAAGACTTCCGCAAGCTGGGGTGCGAGGTGCTGGGAGTCTCCGTGGACTCTCAGTTCACCCACCTGGCCTG GATCAACACCCCCCGGAAGGAGGGAGGCTTGGGCCCTCTGAACATCCCCCTGCTTGCTGATGTGACCAGAAACTTGTCTCATAATTACGGCGTGTTGAAAAATGATGAGGGCATCGCCTACAG GGGCCTCTTCATCATCGATGGTAAGGGTGTCCTTCGCCAGATCACAGTTAATGATTTGCCTGTGGGGCGCTCCGTGGATGAGGCCCTGCGCCTGGTCCAGGCCTTCCAGTACACGGATGAGCATGGGGAAG TCTGTCCCGCTGGTTGGAAGCCTGGCAGCGACACCATCAAGCCCAATGTGGATGACAGCAAAGAATACTTCTCCAAACACAACTAG
- the Prdx2 gene encoding peroxiredoxin-2 isoform X2, with product MASGNAHIGKPAPDFTATAVVDGAFKEVKLSDYRGKYVVLFFYPLDFTFVCPTEIIAFSEHAEDFRKLGCEVLGVSVDSQFTHLAWINTPRKEGGLGPLNIPLLADVTRNLSHNYGVLKNDEGIAYRGLFIIDGKGVLRQITVNDLPVGRSVDEALRLVQAFQYTDEHGEVCPAGWKPGSDTIKPNVDDSKEYFSKHN from the exons ATGGCCTCCGGCAATGCGCACATCGGAAAGCCCGCCCCTGACTTCACAGCCACCGCGGTGGTGGATGGCGCGTTCAAGGAGGTCAAGCTTTCGGACTACAGAG GGAAGTACGTGGTCCTCTTTTTCTACCCACTGGACTTCACTTTTGTGTGCCCCACGGAGATCATCGCTTTCAGTGAGCATGCAGAAGACTTCCGCAAGCTGGGGTGCGAGGTGCTGGGAGTCTCCGTGGACTCTCAGTTCACCCACCTGGCCTG GATCAACACCCCCCGGAAGGAGGGAGGCTTGGGCCCTCTGAACATCCCCCTGCTTGCTGATGTGACCAGAAACTTGTCTCATAATTACGGCGTGTTGAAAAATGATGAGGGCATCGCCTACAG GGGCCTCTTCATCATCGATGGTAAGGGTGTCCTTCGCCAGATCACAGTTAATGATTTGCCTGTGGGGCGCTCCGTGGATGAGGCCCTGCGCCTGGTCCAGGCCTTCCAGTACACGGATGAGCATGGGGAAG TCTGTCCCGCTGGTTGGAAGCCTGGCAGCGACACCATCAAGCCCAATGTGGATGACAGCAAAGAATACTTCTCCAAACACAACTAG
- the Junb gene encoding transcription factor JunB, translated as MCTKMEQPFYHDDSYAAAGYGRTPGGLSLHDYKLLKPSLALNLADPYRGLKAPGARGPGPEGSGAGSYFSGQGSDTGASLKLASSELERLIVPNSNGVITTTPTPPGQYFYTRGGGSGGGAGGAGGGVTEEQEGFADGFVKALDDLHKMNHVTPPNVSLGASGAPPAGPGGVYAGPEPPPVYTNLSSYSPASAPSGGAGAAVGTGSSYPTATISYLPHAPPFAGGHPAQLGLGRGTSTFKEEPQTVPEARSRDATPPVSPINMEDQERIKVERKRLRNRLAATKCRKRKLERIARLEDKVKTLKAENAGLSSTAGVLREQVAQLKQKVMTHVSNGCQLLLGVKGHAF; from the coding sequence ATGTGCACTAAAATGGAACAGCCCTTCTACCACGACGACTCATACGCAGCGGCGGGATACGGTCGGACCCCTGGTGGCCTCTCTCTCCACGACTACAAACTCCTGAAACCGAGCCTGGCGCTCAACCTGGCGGACCCCTACCGAGGTCTCAAGGCGCCCGGGGCACGGGGCCCCGGCCCGGAGGGCAGTGGTGCCGGCAGCTACTTTTCCGGTCAGGGCTCAGACACGGGCGCGTCTCTCAAGCTCGCCTCCTCGGAGCTGGAGCGCCTGATCGTCCCCAACAGCAACGGCGTGATCACGACGACGCCCACGCCCCCGGGACAGTACTTTTACACCCGCGGAGGTGGCAGCGGCGGAGGTGCGGGGGGCGCAGGGGGCGGTGTCACCGAGGAGCAGGAGGGCTTCGCCGACGGTTTTGTCAAAGCCCTGGACGATCTGCACAAGATGAACCACGTGACGCCCCCCAACGTGTCTCTGGGCGCTAGCGGGGCCCCCCCGGCCGGGCCAGGGGGCGTCTATGCCGGCCCGGAGCCGCCTCCAGTCTACACCAACCTCAGCAGCTACTCCCCGGCCTCTGCGCCTTCCGGAGGCGCTGGGGCCGCCGTCGGGACCGGGAGCTCGTACCCGACGGCCACCATCAGCTACCTCCCACATGCGCCACCCTTTGCCGGCGGCCACCCGGCGCAGCTGGGCTTGGGTCGCGGCACTTCCACATTCAAGGAGGAACCTCAGACCGTGCCAGAGGCGCGCAGCCGCGACGCCACGCCGCCAGTGTCCCCCATCAATATGGAAGATCAGGAGCGCATCAAAGTGGAGCGCAAGCGGCTGCGGAACCGGCTGGCGGCCACCAAGTGCCGGAAGCGGAAGCTGGAGCGCATCGCGCGCCTGGAGGACAAGGTGAAGACACTCAAGGCCGAGAACGCGGGGCTGTCGAGTACCGCCGGCGTCCTCCGGGAGCAAGTGGCCCAGCTCAAACAGAAGGTCATGACCCACGTCAGCAACGGCTGCCAGCTGCTGTTGGGGGTCAAGGGACACGCCTTCTGa